A segment of the Leptospira perdikensis genome:
ATAGACGCGTTAATTGGAAAAGTAAGGGATCTTCCCGATATCAAAGCTGTCTTCGCCACAAAACAGGGATACCAATCTGGAGCACAGAAAAAAGCAGCAAGAAACAAAATTGAATTATTGATAGTAAGAGAACAAAATGATACAGACTGGAGAGATTCAGAAGGCCGCCCATTAATTAAAAAAATCATAATAAACATGTTTATTTGTTTACCTGCAAGTATAAATCATTTTCTGCCTACAGTAGATTCTAAATGGCTAGAAGAAAATAATAAACAAAATATAGACTCATCTTTTTCATTAACTGGATTGGATAAAGATATAATTATTGAAGATATTGGAAGATCAGATAAATATTCACTTTATGATCTATCATATAGACTTTCAAATATTGACGGAAAAAGAATAGGGACCTTCGAAGAACCGATTAACTTTGACAATGCTTTTCTGATTTATAAAGAATTAAAATTAAAAATAAAATCAATTTTACTTAATTACTCTATCCATAAACCTATCGAAAATCCAATAGAAATAGACTTTTCAAAAGAATTGGAAGGTGTTATCGAATATTTAGAAAGAGGAAAAAAGAAAACAATTTTTAAAAATGGAAAAATACGCAACTTTTAGCAACGTCGTATAACAGCGACTTAACGCTTCGCTTCGGGACTAGCCCTCGCTCGGTCTACGACACATTCCCCTTCTGTCACTCGCTCGCACACGCAAGCTACGTGCCAGTCCCTAACGTCTCTCCGAGACTCAGGGTCGGGGAACGTCGTTAAGTCTAGTTCGTTATGCGAAATGAAAATAATTTTTTTTAATATGATATTATGACATTAATAATTTGTAAAAAAATTGATAATCAAATTATTATCAAGAGCGATACTTTGATTGCAGGTCCTGATAAATTTACAATTAA
Coding sequences within it:
- a CDS encoding restriction endonuclease; its protein translation is MTNTGKDYELFVKSLQQAILNSESVATQKNIVIEVNKKLIDDCQIEREFDLYWEYELGGLIYKTIIECKDYNSKISVDKIDALIGKVRDLPDIKAVFATKQGYQSGAQKKAARNKIELLIVREQNDTDWRDSEGRPLIKKIIINMFICLPASINHFLPTVDSKWLEENNKQNIDSSFSLTGLDKDIIIEDIGRSDKYSLYDLSYRLSNIDGKRIGTFEEPINFDNAFLIYKELKLKIKSILLNYSIHKPIENPIEIDFSKELEGVIEYLERGKKKTIFKNGKIRNF